From the Hevea brasiliensis isolate MT/VB/25A 57/8 chromosome 15, ASM3005281v1, whole genome shotgun sequence genome, one window contains:
- the LOC110649058 gene encoding ras-related protein Rab7 encodes MPSRRRTLLKVIILGDSGVGKTSLMNQYVNKKFSNQYKATIGADFLTKEVQFEDRLFTLQIWDTAGQERFQSLGVAFYRGADCCVLVYDVNSMKSFDNLNNWREEFLIQASPSDPENFPFVVLGNKIDVDGGNSRVVSEKKARAWCASKGNIPYFETSAKEGINVEEAFQCIAKNALKSGEEEEIYLPDTIDVGASSQPRSSGCEC; translated from the exons ATGCCTTCTCGTCGGAGAACCCTCTTGAAGGTCATCATACTCGGCGACAGCGG GGTGGGAAAGACCTCTTTGATGAATCA ATATGTAAATAAGAAGTTTAGCAATCAATACAAGGCGACAATTGGAGCTGATTTCTTGACTAAGGAAGTGCAATTCGAAGATAGGCTCTTCACTTTACAG ATCTGGGATACCGCTGGCCAGGAAAGATTCCAAAGCCTTGGTGTTGCATTCTATCGTGGTGCTGATTGCTGTGTTCTTGTATACGATGTTAATTCAATGAAATCTTTCGACAACCTTAACAACTGGAGGGAAGAATTCCTTATTCAG GCAAGTCCGTCAGATCCAGAGAATTTCCCATTTGTTGTTCTTGGAAACAAGATTGATGTGGATGGTGGAAATAGTAGAGTG GTTTCAGAAAAAAAGGCACGAGCTTGGTGTGCCTCGAAAGGGAATATCCCATACTTTGAGACCTCTGCCAAAGAAGGCATTAATGTGGAAGAAGCTTTCCAATGCATAGCAAAGAATGCCCTGAAGAGTGGGGAAGAGGAGGAGAT TTATTTGCCAGATACAATTGATGTTGGAGCCAGCAGTCAGCCTAGGTCAAGTGGATGTGAGTGctaa
- the LOC110649061 gene encoding organ-specific protein P4-like, translating into MKSTFPPVITLFLFLLVANTINARKDVGEYWKGVVKDEPIQDSAVSEKKPNCHATFVKDFEPRPNVSICHDDTCLRKDKDVDVKEE; encoded by the exons ATGAAATCCACCTTCCCTCCTGTCATCACACTTTTCTTATTTCTCTTG gttgccaataccatcaaTGCAAGAAAAGATGTGGGTGAATACTGGAAAGGTGTCGTGAAAGATGAACCAATTCAAGACTCTGCTGTTTCCGAGAAGAAAcccaattgtcacgccacttttgtCAAGGATTTTGAGCCGAGGCCTAATGTATCAATTTGCCATGATGATACTTGCCTTAGGAAAGATAAGGATGTTGATGTCAAGGAAGAGTAA